Proteins encoded in a region of the Pelmatolapia mariae isolate MD_Pm_ZW linkage group LG6, Pm_UMD_F_2, whole genome shotgun sequence genome:
- the LOC134628639 gene encoding uncharacterized protein LOC134628639, which yields MTVKNFEDRDMSKLNDDISSGLTEVEKRLCQQFARVELKGKKGRKVAVILTSDMTDNLSLLVSKRKECGVSENNMYLFAIPCSDGHYRGQFGQFADACGAEHPQNLRSTNLRKQIATISQVMNLKDNELDQLADFLGHDIRVHREYYRLPQSTIQLAKISKLLMAMEKGSVKDIQGKTLDEIGDDIDGMATGSQQLPDASTLREKSINDNEEILTSVTSDLPHFSETAAQDDQGNDACVTSGSPPVPDSVTKGLRVSARRCVKRPWSEEEIGAVMKHMKPFIENGITVTNQQCLKCKEKEQPILETRSIQNIRDFVRNRGLAFKKK from the exons ATGACTGTCAAAAATTTTGAAGATCGTGACATGTCCAAACTAAACGATGACATCAGCTCTGGGCTTACAGAAGTTGAGAAAAGGCTTTGCCAACAGTTTGCCAGAGTGGaactgaaggggaaaaaaggacgAAAGGTGGCTGTGATCCTGACTTCTGATATGACCGATAACCTGTCACTCCTCGTTAGTAAGAGGAAAGAGTGCGGGGTATCTGAAAACAATATGTACCTTTTCGCCATTCCTTGTAGTGATGGTCACTACAGAGGGCAGTTTGGTCAGTTTGCAGATGCTTGCGGAGCTGAACATCCTCAGAACCTCAGATCAACTAACCTTCGCAAACAGATTGCCACGATAAGCCAAGTCATGAACTTGAAAGATAATGAACTAGACCAGCTGGCCGATTTCCTCGGCCATGACATCAGGGTCCATAGAGAATACTATCGACTGCCCCAATCAACAATTCAGCTGGCTAAGATCTCCAAGTTGCTCATGGCCATGGAGAAGGGAAGTGTGAAGGACATTCAAGGAAAAACTCTGGATGAAATTGGTG aTGACATAGATGGGATGGCTACTGGATCACAGCAACTCCCTGATGCTTCCACATTGCGAG AAAAATCTATCAATGACAATGAAGAAATATTAACTTCTGTGACTTCTGATTTGCCTCACTTCTCCGAGACTGCAGCTCAAG ATGACCAGGGGAATGATGCCTGTGTGACTTCTGGTTCACCTCCTGTCCCTGACTCAGTTACTAAAG GTTTACGTGTTTCAGCAAGGCGGTGTGTGAAGAGACCATGGTCTGAGGAGGAGATAGGAGCGGTGATGAAACATATGAAGCCTTTTATTGAAAACGGTATCACTGTCACCAACCAGCAGTGTCTGAAGTGCAAAGAAAAGGAACAACCTATCTTGGAGACGAGATCTATTCAAAACATTCGAGATTTTGTGCGCAACAGAGGActggcctttaaaaaaaaataa